In the Piscinibacter sp. XHJ-5 genome, one interval contains:
- a CDS encoding ABC transporter ATP-binding protein: MSETILKVSGVSKRFGGLQALSDVGITIVAGQVYGLIGPNGAGKTTFFNVLTGLYTPDSGSFELGGKAYKPTAVHEVAKAGIARTFQNIRLFAEMTALENVMVGRHIRTGSGLMGAMFRTPGFRHEEAAIAKRAQELLDYVGIGKYAEFKARTLSYGDQRRLEIARALATDPKLIALDEPAAGMNATEKVVLRELIDRIRKDGRTILLIEHDVKLVMGLCDRVTVLDYGKQIAEGTPYDVQRDPKVIEAYLGASHTAH; this comes from the coding sequence ATGAGCGAAACCATCCTGAAAGTGAGCGGTGTCTCCAAGCGCTTCGGCGGCCTGCAGGCCTTGTCCGATGTGGGCATCACCATCGTCGCCGGGCAGGTCTACGGTCTCATCGGTCCCAACGGTGCCGGCAAGACGACCTTCTTCAACGTGCTCACGGGCCTGTACACGCCCGACTCCGGCAGCTTCGAGCTGGGCGGCAAGGCGTACAAGCCCACCGCGGTGCACGAGGTCGCGAAGGCCGGCATCGCGCGCACCTTCCAGAACATCCGGCTGTTCGCCGAGATGACGGCCCTGGAGAACGTGATGGTCGGCCGCCACATCCGCACCGGCTCGGGCCTGATGGGCGCGATGTTCCGCACCCCGGGGTTCAGGCACGAGGAGGCGGCGATCGCCAAGCGCGCGCAGGAGCTGCTCGACTACGTCGGCATCGGCAAGTACGCCGAGTTCAAGGCGCGCACGCTGAGCTACGGCGACCAGCGGCGCCTGGAGATCGCGCGTGCGCTGGCCACCGATCCCAAGCTGATCGCGCTCGACGAGCCGGCGGCGGGCATGAACGCCACCGAGAAGGTGGTGCTGCGCGAGCTGATCGACCGCATCCGCAAGGACGGCCGCACCATCCTGCTGATCGAGCACGACGTGAAGCTGGTGATGGGCTTGTGCGACCGCGTGACGGTGCTCGACTACGGCAAGCAGATCGCCGAAGGCACGCCGTACGACGTGCAGCGCGACCCCAAGGTCATCGAGGCTTACCTCGGCGCCAGCCACACCGCGCACTAA
- a CDS encoding branched-chain amino acid ABC transporter permease has protein sequence MDIFIQQIINGLVLGSVYALVALGYTMVYGIINLINFAHGEVLMVGALTSWTVVTELRGTMPDWLLMIVSLAAAIVVCAALNFTIEKIAYRPLRNAPRLAPLITAMGMSLLLQTLAMIIWKPNYKPYPILLPSEPFNVFGAVINTTQILILVVTAITLAGLMYLVNKTKLGRAMRATAENPRVAGLMGVKPDMVISATFVIGAALAALAGVMYAANYGSVQHTMGFLPGLKAFTAAVFGGIGNLPGAMVGGVLLGLIESLGAGYIGVLTGGVLGSHYQDIFAFIVLILVLTLRPQGLLGERVADRA, from the coding sequence ATGGACATCTTCATCCAACAGATCATCAATGGTCTGGTGCTCGGCAGCGTGTATGCGCTGGTGGCGCTGGGCTACACGATGGTCTACGGCATCATCAACCTGATCAACTTCGCGCACGGCGAGGTGTTGATGGTGGGCGCGCTGACGAGCTGGACGGTCGTCACGGAACTGCGCGGCACGATGCCCGACTGGCTCCTGATGATCGTGTCGCTGGCCGCCGCCATCGTGGTCTGCGCAGCGCTGAACTTCACGATCGAGAAGATCGCCTACCGGCCGCTGCGCAACGCGCCGCGCCTGGCGCCGCTGATCACGGCGATGGGCATGAGCCTGCTGCTGCAGACGCTCGCCATGATCATCTGGAAGCCGAACTACAAGCCGTACCCGATCCTGCTGCCGAGCGAGCCGTTCAACGTCTTCGGCGCGGTGATCAACACGACGCAGATCCTGATCCTGGTGGTCACCGCGATCACCCTCGCGGGCCTGATGTACCTGGTCAACAAGACCAAGCTGGGCCGCGCGATGCGCGCCACCGCCGAGAACCCGCGCGTCGCGGGCCTGATGGGCGTCAAGCCCGACATGGTGATCTCGGCCACCTTCGTCATCGGAGCCGCGCTGGCCGCGCTGGCTGGCGTGATGTATGCGGCGAACTACGGCTCGGTGCAGCACACCATGGGCTTCCTGCCCGGCCTGAAGGCGTTCACGGCGGCGGTGTTCGGCGGCATCGGCAATCTGCCGGGCGCGATGGTCGGCGGCGTGCTGCTGGGACTCATCGAGTCGCTGGGCGCCGGCTACATCGGGGTGCTCACGGGCGGCGTGCTGGGCAGCCACTACCAGGACATCTTCGCCTTCATCGTGCTGATCCTCGTGCTCACGCTGCGCCCGCAGGGCCTGCTCGGCGAGCGCGTCGCGGACCGCGCCTGA
- a CDS encoding replication-associated recombination protein A, with translation MGTLPLPLDEPPEPPLAERLRPKTLDEVIGQQHLLGEGKPLRAAFQSGRLHSMILWGPPGTGKTTLARLMADAFDAQFIPISAVLGGVKDIREAVERAQAAAAGGRRTVVFVDEVHRFNKAQQDAFLPHVESGLFTFIGATTENPSFEVNSALLSRATVHVLKSLADGDLRTLLGRAQQLLDAPALTDAAAVRLVGYADGDARRLLNAYENLVNMAGDATQIDEPLLEKSLGEQLRRYDKGGEQFYDTISALHKAVRGSDPDASLYWFVRMIDGGVDPRYAARRMVRMASEDIGLADPRALRMALDAAETYERLGSPEGELALAQAVVYLAMAPKSNAVYSAYNAARAFVAQDGTRAVPLRLRNAPTRLMKNLDYGKGYRYAHDEQGGFAAGERYWPDDMEAPLFYEPVPRGLEIRIGERLVELRRLNEEAKKRT, from the coding sequence ATGGGCACGCTCCCCTTGCCGCTGGACGAACCTCCCGAGCCTCCGCTCGCCGAGCGCCTTCGCCCCAAGACCCTCGATGAAGTCATCGGCCAGCAGCACCTGCTGGGCGAAGGCAAGCCGCTGCGGGCCGCGTTCCAGTCCGGCCGCCTGCATTCGATGATCCTGTGGGGCCCGCCGGGCACCGGCAAGACCACGCTCGCGCGCCTGATGGCCGATGCGTTCGACGCGCAGTTCATCCCCATCTCCGCAGTGCTCGGCGGCGTGAAGGACATCCGCGAGGCGGTCGAGCGTGCCCAGGCCGCGGCGGCCGGCGGGCGGCGCACCGTCGTGTTCGTCGACGAGGTGCACCGCTTCAACAAGGCGCAGCAGGATGCCTTCCTGCCGCATGTGGAATCGGGCCTGTTCACCTTCATCGGCGCGACCACCGAGAACCCGTCGTTCGAGGTCAACTCGGCGCTGCTGTCGCGTGCCACGGTGCACGTGCTGAAGAGCCTGGCCGATGGCGACCTGCGCACGCTGCTCGGGCGCGCACAGCAGCTGCTCGATGCGCCGGCGCTCACCGATGCCGCGGCTGTGCGCCTGGTCGGCTACGCCGACGGCGATGCGCGCCGCCTGCTCAACGCCTACGAAAACCTGGTCAACATGGCGGGCGACGCCACGCAGATCGACGAGCCGCTCCTGGAGAAGTCGCTCGGCGAGCAGCTGCGCCGCTACGACAAGGGCGGCGAGCAGTTCTACGACACGATCTCCGCCCTGCACAAGGCGGTGCGCGGCTCCGACCCGGATGCGTCGCTGTACTGGTTCGTGCGCATGATCGACGGCGGTGTCGATCCGCGTTATGCGGCAAGGCGCATGGTGCGCATGGCCAGCGAAGACATCGGCCTGGCCGATCCACGCGCGCTGCGCATGGCGCTCGACGCGGCCGAGACCTACGAGCGGCTGGGCTCGCCCGAAGGCGAGCTGGCGCTGGCCCAGGCGGTGGTCTATCTCGCGATGGCGCCCAAGTCCAATGCGGTCTACAGCGCCTACAACGCCGCGCGCGCCTTCGTCGCGCAGGATGGCACCCGAGCGGTGCCGCTGCGCCTGCGCAATGCGCCGACTCGGCTCATGAAGAACCTCGACTACGGCAAAGGCTATCGCTATGCGCACGACGAGCAAGGCGGCTTCGCGGCCGGCGAGCGTTACTGGCCCGACGACATGGAGGCACCGCTGTTCTACGAGCCGGTGCCGCGCGGGCTGGAGATCCGCATCGGCGAGCGCCTCGTCGAATTGCGCCGTCTGAACGAGGAAGCGAAGAAAAGGACGTGA
- a CDS encoding ABC transporter ATP-binding protein yields MKNKLVVFALCGLALFITPLIAQYFGNAWVRIIDSALLYVLLALGLNIVVGYAGLLDLGYIAFYAVGAYMFGLLSSPHLTETFPAIGAMFPNGLHTPIILAIPLAAGLAGAVGVLLGAPTLKLRGDYLAIVTLGFGEIIRVFINNLDAPVNITNGPKGLSQIDPMHLGKLTMGKAIDVFGFTIPPVTLYYYLFLLLVLGSVVLCYRLERSRIGRAWMAIREDEIAAKAMGINTRNMKLLAFGMGATFGGVSGTMFAAFQNFVSPESFALNESVMVVAMVVLGGLGHIPGVILGALLLASLPEVLRYVAGDLQSMTEGRLDAAILRQLLIALAMIAIMLARPRGLWPSPEHGKAAPGAQAPTPVPPGIPADVTRSAP; encoded by the coding sequence ATGAAGAACAAGCTGGTCGTCTTCGCCCTCTGCGGGCTCGCGCTGTTCATCACGCCGCTGATCGCGCAGTACTTCGGCAACGCCTGGGTGCGCATCATCGACTCGGCGCTGCTGTACGTGCTGCTCGCGCTCGGACTGAACATCGTGGTCGGCTACGCCGGCCTGCTGGACCTGGGCTACATCGCGTTTTACGCGGTCGGCGCCTACATGTTCGGCTTGCTGTCGTCGCCCCACCTGACCGAGACCTTCCCGGCCATCGGCGCGATGTTCCCCAACGGGCTGCACACGCCGATCATCCTGGCCATCCCGCTGGCGGCGGGGCTCGCCGGCGCCGTCGGCGTGCTGCTCGGCGCCCCGACGCTGAAGCTGCGCGGCGACTACCTGGCGATCGTGACGCTCGGCTTCGGCGAGATCATCCGCGTGTTCATCAACAACCTCGATGCGCCGGTCAACATCACCAACGGCCCCAAGGGGCTGAGCCAGATCGACCCGATGCACCTGGGCAAGCTGACGATGGGCAAGGCGATCGACGTGTTCGGCTTCACCATCCCGCCCGTCACGCTGTACTACTACCTGTTCCTGCTGCTGGTGCTGGGCAGCGTGGTGCTGTGCTACCGGCTCGAGCGCTCGCGCATCGGCCGGGCCTGGATGGCCATCCGCGAGGACGAGATCGCGGCCAAGGCGATGGGCATCAACACCCGCAACATGAAGCTGCTCGCCTTCGGCATGGGGGCCACGTTCGGCGGCGTGTCCGGCACGATGTTCGCGGCCTTCCAGAACTTCGTCTCGCCCGAGTCGTTCGCCCTCAACGAATCGGTCATGGTCGTCGCGATGGTGGTGCTGGGCGGCCTGGGCCACATCCCCGGCGTGATTCTTGGCGCGCTGCTGCTCGCCTCGCTGCCCGAGGTGCTGCGTTACGTGGCCGGCGACCTGCAGTCCATGACGGAAGGCCGGCTCGACGCGGCCATCCTGCGGCAGCTGCTCATCGCGCTGGCCATGATCGCGATCATGCTGGCCCGACCGCGCGGGCTGTGGCCCTCGCCCGAGCATGGCAAGGCGGCGCCCGGAGCCCAGGCGCCCACCCCCGTTCCACCCGGCATCCCGGCTGACGTCACGAGGAGCGCGCCATGA
- the lolA gene encoding outer membrane lipoprotein chaperone LolA, protein MNKLLFAALLSAVSFAVHADAVDTLKDFVTNVKSGHASFTQTVVSPDGAKKKTSSGSFDFARPNRFRFAYAKPFEQLIVADGQKVWIHDVDLNQVSVRKFSQALGATPAAILAGGSLEKDFTLSPLPAKDGLEWVQATPKVKDGAFQSVRIGFKGRDLSAVEITDSFGQRSLLQFSQFAANAGVAPELFKFTAPPGADVIEQ, encoded by the coding sequence ATGAACAAGCTTCTCTTCGCCGCGCTGCTCAGCGCCGTCAGCTTCGCCGTCCATGCCGATGCGGTCGACACGCTGAAGGACTTCGTCACCAACGTGAAGTCGGGGCATGCCAGCTTCACGCAGACCGTCGTCTCGCCCGATGGCGCGAAGAAGAAGACCTCGAGCGGCAGCTTCGATTTCGCGCGTCCCAACCGTTTCCGCTTCGCCTATGCCAAGCCGTTCGAGCAGCTGATCGTCGCCGACGGCCAGAAGGTCTGGATCCACGACGTCGATCTCAACCAGGTCAGCGTGCGCAAGTTCTCGCAGGCGCTGGGGGCCACGCCGGCGGCCATCCTGGCAGGCGGTTCGCTCGAAAAGGACTTCACCCTGTCGCCGCTGCCCGCCAAGGACGGCCTCGAATGGGTGCAAGCGACGCCCAAGGTCAAGGACGGGGCGTTCCAGTCGGTGCGCATCGGCTTCAAGGGCCGTGACCTGTCGGCAGTCGAAATCACCGACAGCTTCGGCCAGCGCTCGCTGCTGCAGTTCTCGCAGTTCGCGGCGAATGCAGGGGTGGCGCCCGAGCTGTTCAAGTTCACCGCGCCGCCCGGCGCCGACGTGATCGAACAGTAG